tctgtttgtttgtcttggagCCAATAGAACTAACTCCTCGTGGGCTGGGGAAACAAATGGGGACATAGGTCTGTcatgtgcaaatcaagtgcccaGTCCCTACATTCAATCTTTGTGGGTGGACAGGCGGTGTTACCATCTTGGTCCCCAGTTCCGTACAAGTAGCATCGGATACAAGAAATAGCAGACTAAGAGGAGAAGCCCTCGTTTATCATCGACTCCCCCGGACTCACTGTGCATGGAAATCGACCACCACGGGGGTCTCACTGTTGACCACACGGTCCTGGAagtcaggtccatcctggatgtTGAAGGTCGTGGGACAAGCGCGGGTGGTAGATATAGACCGGGTGAGGCTGGGCACCCCTGCCAGGCCGCTGGGAAGGTGCTGTGGGGCCTGTAAGGCTCTGGAAGCCAGGGGTGCTAACCGACCATGAGAAGGCTTTGGGGAGATGAGAGAGGCCAGACACCTCCGCAGGAGAAGTCGCTGAGCCATCTGTAGGGGGGGAAGAGGCAGAAAGATCAAGAAAGGACTCAGAGATATTACAGCGCAGAGGGGGCTTATCTTGTAggtggttgaccctggttcaatccctgccaccccaaatggtcccagtgcttgacaggagtgatccatgtgcacagaaccaggaataaatcctggagCACTACCAATGTGGCCCTAAAAGTaaggaataaagaggaaaaaaagaagggagggaggaaagatggaagggaggaaaggagaaggaaggaaaagaagttaAGAAGGAAGGACAAGAAGTAAGTACACCAGAAAAAAGTAAGCATTTGGATGGAGTGCtaggagaaatctttttttttttttttggagggaaggaGAATCAAAGGGAAGAGGGATGAAGCTGATGGACTGGCTAGCTGACAACCCAAACCACAATCACAGGCCCCTTGGGGAGAGGCCCTGATGGACCTGATAGAGCCCCAGGTAGGACCTAAAAGGGCCTAAGAGACAACCAACAGGCTTCACTTGTGACAAATCCCCACAGTAACCCCAAACTAGTCCTGGAGTCCGTCACGTGGGCACCCAAGGCCGCCTGCACACCCAGAGTGTTTTCAGGGACAATGACATGTGGAGGTCAAAGATCAGAGACCCCCAGCCATGCAGGGCGGAACCAAAAAACACGGGATCAAGTGCCCGGTGGGGGGGAACTGTCAAAGGGACACGCGCATGCGCATTTGAGTGTGCGCATGCGCGGGCGAAAAAAGCAACAGAGCACCGGCCGACCCCGGCCTCCCGACTATCCCAACCGGCGCCTCACCCCGCTCGATCGCAAGCCGGGCTGGAAGGGGCGCCTGCCACGGAGAGGCTCGGCCGTGCCACCGCCTCGAACCCTTGCTTTACGGCGGCTTGCTTACCTCCCGGCCGAGCACGAGCGCAAGGGATGCCTAGCCCggccctccctcccacccctcaaGGGCACTACTGTCGTCACTTCCGGGGGAGGGGCTTAACGACACGTCCGGCCACTGGCAGCGCTGTGACCTGTAGCCACGCCCACTTAGTGGGCGGGGAATATTTTTCTGCCAATGGTGGAGACGAGAGAAGATACCGGAAAGGACGGGGCGGCCGGGACCCAGGGGAGGGCGAAGGGGCGTGGTCTGTAGTAAAGGGGGCGTggcctggaggggccggagagagagcttggagatggggcattgctttgcatgcagaaggacggaggttcgaatcccggcatcccatatgatcccctgagcctgccaggagcgatttctgagtgtagatagagccaggagggacccctgagcgctgccgggtgtgacccaaaaaccaaaaattaaaaaacaatttagaaagaaaataaaataggggctggagagaaggcatggaggtggggcgtttgccttgcaaccagaaggacggtggttcgaatctcggcatcccatagggtccccagcgGGCCTGGGAGGGGAGCTGGAAGAAGGCAAGGAGgtggcaggaggcctgggtttgtcTTTTGCAGGCTCCTGCGGCTTTGTGGGTCAGTTGCACCGTTAACTCGGCCCCCACCCTGTCTGCCAGGCGTCCTAGAGCTACTAGGTTCTGGGGATGAAGAGTTTGAGGTCTCCAGAAGTGTCTTGCGGGTGTAGGGACAGGGGATCCTGACTggagattcacacacacacacacacacacacacacacacacacacacacacacacacctacctagAGGTctttgagacacacacacacacacctacctagAGGTCtttgagacacacacacaaacacctacCTAGAGGTctttgagacacacacacacacacacacacctacctagAGGTctttgagacacac
The Suncus etruscus isolate mSunEtr1 chromosome 4, mSunEtr1.pri.cur, whole genome shotgun sequence genome window above contains:
- the TXN2 gene encoding thioredoxin, mitochondrial, with translation MAQRLLLRRCLASLISPKPSHGRLAPLASRALQAPQHLPSGLAGVPSLTRSISTTRACPTTFNIQDGPDFQDRVVNSETPVVVDFHAQWCGPCKILGPRLEKLVAKQHGKVVMAKVDIDDHTDLALEYEVSAVPTVLAIKNGDVVDKFVGIKDEDQLEVFLKKLID